Genomic window (Gemmatimonadaceae bacterium):
CGGCGAGCGAATTGATCGCGCCGGAGTGAGTGCTCATCGTCGCTGCCAACACGGCCGCCAGCAACAGGCCAATGAGCCCGTGCGGCATCTTGTCGACGATGAACGTCGGAAAGATCGCGTCGGGCGTGGGAAAGGTGCGGTTGCCGTACAAGGCCCAGAGTCCGACGCCGAGGATGAGAAAGATCGCGAATTGCACGATGACCGCGACGCCGCTGCCGATGACCGCCACCTGTGACGCGCGCAGTGATTTCGCCGAAAGGAGCCGCTGGACGATGAGTTGGTCGGCGCCGTGTGAAGCCATCGACAGGAACGCGCCGCCCAGCAAGCCGGCGAATACCGTATGTGGCTGGTCGAAGCCCGTATAGAAGCTGATGGTCTTGAGTTTTCCCGCGGCCGCGGCGCTGGGGAGGATCGCCGACCATCCGCCGGACACGAGATGGCCGATCAGGACGATTGCCGAGATGCCGCCGATGATGTAGACGGATGCCTGCACGATCTCGGTCCATACGACGGCGCGCATGCCGCCCCGGATCGTGTACAGGATCGTGAGCGTGCCGAGGACGAGCACGGCCACCGGCATCACCGCGCTCCTGGGCAGCAGCGGTCCAATGATCAGCGCGATCGGCACCGCGGTGGCGAAGACGCGCACGGAATCGGCCATGCCTCGCGTCACCATGAACACGATCGACGCGAACCGCCGCGTCGCGAGACCGAACCGCTGCTCGAGCAGCGCGTACGCCGTGACGAGGTTTCCGTTGTAGTAACGCGGCAGCAGCGTGTACGCGACGACGATTCGACCGAGGAGATAACCGACCGCGATCTCGAGGAATCCCAGATTCGTCGTGTACGCGAGACCCGGAATACTGATGAACGTGAGTGCGCTGGTCTCGCTGGCGACGATCGAGAACATCACCGCCCACCAGGGGATCTCTCGGTCGGCGACGAAGTAATCCTTGGCGTCTTTCTGCCGGCGCCCGACCCAGATGCCGAGCAGCGTCACGCCGAGGAGATACGCGGCGATGACGATGAAGTCGAGCGCGTTCAGTCCGCGCACGTGCTACTCAGCGCTTCTCTCCGTCGACGACATATGCCTCCATGGCGAAGTACTCGGCCAATCCCAGACGATCCAGCTCCGCAGCCGTTCCCTTGTTGCGCGCTTCGACGCGCTGCCAGAACTCCCGCTCATCATAGCCCCCCGGGAAGGGAGCGGAGTCCTTCTGGGACTGATGCTTGAAGATCGCCTGGATCTTGAGGCGGAGCTCCTCCTGGGACAGCGGAACCAGGAACGTCGCCTCATGAACCGGCCACTCTTGCCACGCGCCGCGATAGAGCCAAACCTCGGGTTTCGGGAAGGAGAGCTCCTCGAGCGCGCCGTCGATCGCTTCCTTGCACATGCGGTGCGTGCCGTGCGGGTCGGAGAGATCGCCGGCGACGAAGATCATCTCGGGGCGCATCTCGTCGAGCAGAGCGCGCACGATCTCGACGTCCGCCGGACCGATCGGATCCTTGCGGACTTTGCCCGTTTGGTAGAACGGCAGGTTCAGGAAACGCGCCGCGCTCCGCGGCAGCCCGACCGTCTCGAGCCCGCTCACCGCTTCGGTCTCGCGAATGATCCGCTTGAGCGCCTGCACGTCCGCCGAGTCGATGTCGCCGGGCGATTTCCGCTCCAGCGACGCGTGGACGTCGGCGACGAGCGCGTCCACTTTGCCGTGATCGATGCGCCCCTCGGCGGCGAGGCGCAGGAGAAAGTCCGCATAGCGGCGCACGTCGTGGTCGAACACGGCGATGTTGCCGCTGGTCATGTACGCGACGACGATGTCGTTGTCGTTCTCGACCAGCTTGCGAAGAATTCCGCCCATCGAGATGACGTCGTCGTCGGGGTGCGGCGAGAAGCACACGATCCGATGGCCGAGCGGCAGCTTCGACTTCCCGCGAATCTTGGCGCCGAGGACGTTGAAGACCTTGCCGTTCACCTCGCCCGGCGAGCCGAACTTGGCGACGAGCGACGACATGCGCGCATCGGCGTAGTCGCGCTGCGTGAGTTTGAGGATCGCCTTGTTCGTGCGCTCCGACAGCCAGATCACGGCGCGGACCATCAGGTCCTTGGTCCACTGCACTTCGTCGAGCAGCCAGGGCGTCTTGATGCGCGTCAGCTCCGCGGCGGCGGCGCGATCGACGTAGAAAGTCGTGTTGGGGTGGCGTTGGAGGAACGTCGCGGCGACCTCGAGATCGACGCCCCCTTCCACGGCCCGCTCGACGATCCCCGCCTTGTGCTCGCCCGTCGCGATGATGGCGATCTCGCGGGCGTCGAGGATCGTCGCCACGCCCATCGTGACTGCTTCGCGCGGCACGTAGTCCTCGCCGAAGAAATCGGCGGCGGCGTCTTTCCGCGTAATCGCGTCGAGTGTCACGAGCCTCGTGCGGCTGTCGGCGCCGGAGCCCGGTTCGTTGAAGCCGATGTGGCCGGTCTTGCCGATGCCGAGGATCTGAAAGTCGATGCCGCCCGCTGCTGCGATCGCCGCCTCGTATGCGCGGGCGGCCTCGGCGACTTTGTCTCGCGTCACGTCGCCCGGCGGGATGTGGACGTTGGCCGGATCGATGTCGACCTGCGAGAACAGATTCTCCCACATGAAGCGGTGGTAGGAGTGGATACTGTCCTTCGCCATCGGGTAGTACTCGTCGAGATTGAACGTCTCGACGCACGCAAAGCTCAATCCTTCTTCGCGGTGCATGCGAATGAGCTCGCGGTATATGCCGATCGGCGTCGACCCCGTGGCGAGCCCGAGAACGAGGCGGGTGCCGGCCGCGTTGTGCTGGCGAATCAGCTCGGCGATTCGGATCGCGACGAGCTCGGCGATGTCGTCGTGGTCGCCGGCGATGACCGTCTGGATGCGCTCGCGCGGCGGATGTGACGCCAGAAACGACGAAGGGGAGGCCACGCGACCGGGTTCGTCGCGGGCCTCCCCCCGTTCGTCCGAGTTCACGCTAGGCTGAGAACGAACTTCCGCAGCCGCAGCCGCCGGTCGCGTTCGGGTTCTTGAACGTGAATCCTGATCCCTGCATCGACGAGACATAGTCGATAATCACACCGTTCATGTACTGGGCCGAAAAGGGGTCGACGAACACGTTCCACTCGCCCTGAGACAGGACGAAGTCGTCTTCCGCGGCCTCGTCCTCGATGAGGAGGCCGTATTTGAAGCCGCTGCAGCCGCCGGGCTGAACGCTCACGCGGAGGCCGCCCTTGGCCGGGTCGACATTTTCCTGCGCCATGAACTTTCTGACCTCGGTGGCGGCAACCGGTGTGACGGTCACCAACACTTCGGGCTGATTCATCGTGCTCATCTGAAGCCTCCGAAGGGAGCGGCCAAGTGGTGCCGGCCGCGACACATACACCTCGAATTATAGGGGTACCTCAGGCCGGGTGCAAACCCGGAAGTCCGTCTGGCTGGGCCTGGAGCCGGCGTCGTGGGCTACGATTGGCGTTTCAGAAAAAATTCAACGCAGACGACGCAGACTTTGAAAAGCGATCCCGCAGTTAACTGCAAGCAACTTGGCGTGACCGCCTTTTGTTTTTTGTGTGCGGGATCGCAGTTCCGCGTCTGCGTCGTCTGCGTTGAATTGCTTTTTCGATACCGAATGGAAGTGGGAGCACCGCTTGGGCTTGAATTCCGGCTCCGTCAGTCCGCCGCCATTGAGAGAGCCTCTTTCGCAGCCATGGCCGGTGGCGGGGCCTCGTTGCGGAACGATCGCGCGATCCAAGTGAATGCGATGAGGGCGAGGATCAGCAGTCCCACGCCGGTCCCCACCTCGCCGAAGACGATCTTCCCGATCCCGAACAACGACGAGTACACCGCGACGATTCCGGCGACCCAGTTCGTCCACGCCAACGCGCCGCCGGGAATCGACTCGCGCCCGTAGCCGAGCGCGCTCGACACCTTCGCCCAGCCCGGACCGCCGGGGCGGACGCGCTCGTAGAACGACGCCAGCACGGCGTCGGATTCCGGCGCCGTCATGAACGTGACGACGACCCAGATCAC
Coding sequences:
- a CDS encoding sodium:solute symporter, translating into MRGLNALDFIVIAAYLLGVTLLGIWVGRRQKDAKDYFVADREIPWWAVMFSIVASETSALTFISIPGLAYTTNLGFLEIAVGYLLGRIVVAYTLLPRYYNGNLVTAYALLEQRFGLATRRFASIVFMVTRGMADSVRVFATAVPIALIIGPLLPRSAVMPVAVLVLGTLTILYTIRGGMRAVVWTEIVQASVYIIGGISAIVLIGHLVSGGWSAILPSAAAAGKLKTISFYTGFDQPHTVFAGLLGGAFLSMASHGADQLIVQRLLSAKSLRASQVAVIGSGVAVIVQFAIFLILGVGLWALYGNRTFPTPDAIFPTFIVDKMPHGLIGLLLAAVLAATMSTHSGAINSLAAASTHDIYLPITGRAADDPRTLRVARWLALAWGIVLTGGALLFPTNTKTPVVVVALSIASFTYGGLLGGFFLAIFWRRARQSDAILAMTVGIALMSLVVFAKQIMAAVPSWSGFLQPLSTIAYPWYVLIGTLITLATGMIASLFHPAPAPAPVPTPVPTQSA
- a CDS encoding iron-sulfur cluster assembly accessory protein; its protein translation is MSTMNQPEVLVTVTPVAATEVRKFMAQENVDPAKGGLRVSVQPGGCSGFKYGLLIEDEAAEDDFVLSQGEWNVFVDPFSAQYMNGVIIDYVSSMQGSGFTFKNPNATGGCGCGSSFSA
- the nagB gene encoding glucosamine-6-phosphate deaminase — translated: MASPSSFLASHPPRERIQTVIAGDHDDIAELVAIRIAELIRQHNAAGTRLVLGLATGSTPIGIYRELIRMHREEGLSFACVETFNLDEYYPMAKDSIHSYHRFMWENLFSQVDIDPANVHIPPGDVTRDKVAEAARAYEAAIAAAGGIDFQILGIGKTGHIGFNEPGSGADSRTRLVTLDAITRKDAAADFFGEDYVPREAVTMGVATILDAREIAIIATGEHKAGIVERAVEGGVDLEVAATFLQRHPNTTFYVDRAAAAELTRIKTPWLLDEVQWTKDLMVRAVIWLSERTNKAILKLTQRDYADARMSSLVAKFGSPGEVNGKVFNVLGAKIRGKSKLPLGHRIVCFSPHPDDDVISMGGILRKLVENDNDIVVAYMTSGNIAVFDHDVRRYADFLLRLAAEGRIDHGKVDALVADVHASLERKSPGDIDSADVQALKRIIRETEAVSGLETVGLPRSAARFLNLPFYQTGKVRKDPIGPADVEIVRALLDEMRPEMIFVAGDLSDPHGTHRMCKEAIDGALEELSFPKPEVWLYRGAWQEWPVHEATFLVPLSQEELRLKIQAIFKHQSQKDSAPFPGGYDEREFWQRVEARNKGTAAELDRLGLAEYFAMEAYVVDGEKR